A single Paenibacillus sp. FSL R5-0517 DNA region contains:
- a CDS encoding flagellar protein FlgN, which translates to MAALDRLIAVLQQMEQSHRDMLALSEVKRQVIVKNDVDELIAVLNKESRFMKQQEPLEIERQSAVHELLQERGIKSMLNLNITEISKLIFDPADKQRLLEVQKKLAGTLQELKEINQLNQKLIEQSLMFIDLSMDIFASRPEQDATYQHPADKNGNPGRIGLFDTRA; encoded by the coding sequence ATGGCAGCACTGGACAGATTAATTGCAGTTTTGCAGCAAATGGAACAAAGTCACCGCGATATGCTGGCACTCAGCGAGGTCAAGAGACAGGTCATTGTCAAAAACGATGTGGATGAACTCATTGCCGTTCTGAACAAAGAGTCCCGTTTCATGAAACAACAGGAGCCATTGGAGATTGAACGACAGAGTGCGGTTCACGAATTGCTTCAGGAGCGTGGAATCAAGTCCATGCTGAACCTGAACATTACAGAGATCTCCAAACTGATTTTTGATCCGGCTGACAAACAGCGATTGCTCGAAGTCCAGAAGAAGCTGGCGGGAACACTGCAGGAGTTAAAGGAAATCAATCAACTGAATCAAAAGCTGATCGAGCAATCGTTGATGTTTATTGATCTTTCAATGGACATCTTTGCTTCTCGGCCAGAACAGGATGCCACATATCAGCATCCTGCTGATAAGAACGGCAATCCAGGGCGAATCGGTCTGTTTGACACGCGTGCCTGA
- the flgL gene encoding flagellar hook-associated protein FlgL, translated as MRITNNMLSSQLLLNLNRNAQQMNNTQTQLATGRKINKPSDDPVGITYSLRYRAELSSNEQYQKNVDSAISWLEFNDTVMNQAGNVVQRLRELVVQGSTGTNPQSALDSINEEVKQLNEQLIDVSNSKLNGKYIFNGETYDVKPYEFPTNPDGSFDTSNAASIVTDKGKINFIVGESVQLPINVNGNEVFGTGTEEDNLFVTVNNIMKALTEGDTEALSKQLDNIDTRMNKMLAIRSELGAKTNRVDLMMGRLDDLNINLTDLQAKVEDADYAELAMQSKIQENIYNASLSAGAKIISPSLVDFLR; from the coding sequence ATGAGAATAACAAATAATATGCTCAGTTCACAGCTACTGTTAAACCTGAACCGGAACGCACAACAGATGAATAATACGCAGACCCAATTAGCTACAGGTCGGAAGATTAACAAACCTTCAGATGATCCGGTAGGGATAACGTACTCCCTTCGTTATCGTGCAGAGCTATCCTCCAATGAACAGTATCAGAAAAACGTAGACAGTGCTATTTCTTGGTTGGAATTCAATGATACCGTTATGAATCAAGCTGGGAACGTTGTTCAACGCTTACGTGAACTGGTAGTTCAGGGATCGACAGGCACTAATCCTCAATCTGCACTAGACAGCATTAATGAGGAAGTAAAACAGTTGAATGAACAACTAATTGATGTATCTAATAGTAAGCTGAACGGCAAGTATATCTTCAACGGTGAAACCTATGATGTAAAACCTTACGAGTTTCCTACCAATCCAGATGGGTCCTTTGATACCTCGAATGCTGCATCTATTGTAACGGACAAGGGTAAAATTAACTTTATTGTTGGTGAGAGTGTTCAGTTACCCATCAATGTGAATGGCAATGAGGTATTTGGTACTGGAACGGAAGAGGATAATCTATTCGTAACGGTTAATAACATTATGAAGGCTCTAACAGAAGGGGATACAGAGGCGTTATCCAAGCAACTGGATAATATAGATACCCGAATGAACAAGATGCTGGCCATTCGTTCTGAGCTTGGAGCAAAAACCAACCGTGTTGATCTGATGATGGGACGTCTCGATGACCTTAATATCAATTTGACAGATCTGCAAGCCAAAGTTGAGGATGCAGATTATGCAGAATTGGCGATGCAATCCAAAATACAGGAAAACATCTACAATGCTTCCTTATCTGCGGGTGCTAAGATTATTTCGCCCTCTCTGGTAGACTTCCTGAGATAA
- the fliW gene encoding flagellar assembly protein FliW: MWGELEVKEEDLYQFPKGLPGFEEETEYALIPWEDTPFSYLQSVKEPGLSFLLVSPFMFVPDYSFELGEVDKEELGIEEQVSVFSLVTIHSNINRSTMNLLAPVVLNPEQHLGKQVVLHHSSYETRHLIWAEDEVNSVKGGV, from the coding sequence ATGTGGGGAGAACTAGAGGTCAAAGAGGAAGATCTGTATCAATTTCCCAAAGGGTTACCAGGATTTGAGGAAGAGACGGAGTACGCATTAATTCCATGGGAAGATACGCCATTCAGTTATTTACAATCAGTAAAAGAACCTGGCTTATCATTCTTGTTGGTTAGTCCATTTATGTTTGTACCTGATTATAGTTTTGAATTGGGTGAGGTGGATAAGGAAGAGTTAGGGATTGAAGAGCAGGTGTCGGTTTTCTCTCTGGTAACTATTCATTCCAACATAAATAGATCTACCATGAATTTACTGGCTCCCGTTGTACTTAATCCAGAGCAACATCTGGGAAAACAAGTGGTACTCCATCATTCCAGTTATGAGACACGTCATCTCATTTGGGCAGAAGATGAAGTAAACTCAGTGAAGGGTGGAGTCTAG
- the flgM gene encoding flagellar biosynthesis anti-sigma factor FlgM encodes MKINEPSRIGAINSYQRNVESNQQADAKKSRRKDEVSISPEAMKMLEEQGRTQDAGRIQRIQELKEQVSSGTYQVDSSKLADKLLPYFKSFDKE; translated from the coding sequence ATGAAAATCAATGAACCGAGTAGAATTGGCGCCATCAATTCATATCAGAGGAACGTTGAATCCAATCAGCAGGCTGATGCCAAGAAGAGCCGCCGTAAGGACGAAGTATCCATTTCTCCGGAGGCGATGAAGATGCTTGAGGAACAAGGGCGTACACAAGATGCAGGACGCATTCAGCGGATACAGGAACTGAAAGAACAGGTCAGTTCAGGAACGTATCAGGTAGACAGCAGCAAGCTTGCTGACAAATTGCTACCGTATTTTAAGTCTTTTGATAAGGAATAG
- the csrA gene encoding carbon storage regulator CsrA → MLVLSRKKGESIVIQDHIEVTVLAVEGDTVRIGISAPKHIDIFRQEIYASIQEANRESATPLAANIEAFMERLRKTENKKD, encoded by the coding sequence ATGCTGGTACTCTCGCGAAAAAAAGGCGAATCGATTGTGATTCAAGATCATATTGAAGTCACTGTACTTGCTGTAGAAGGGGATACTGTACGAATTGGTATTTCTGCTCCTAAGCATATTGATATCTTTCGGCAGGAGATCTACGCGTCCATTCAGGAAGCGAATCGGGAGTCTGCTACACCTCTCGCAGCCAATATTGAAGCGTTCATGGAACGTTTAAGAAAAACAGAAAATAAAAAAGATTAA
- a CDS encoding TIGR03826 family flagellar region protein, producing MNLGNCPRCGKLYALNFRDVCSNCIKEMEAEYQICVDYLRENKGTNIQELSDATEVSIKTITKFIREGRISIENAPNMMYPCEVCGTLIREGHMCDSCRIRLTKDLAGAAREVGQKDNNNVGGRTYNAVDKLRD from the coding sequence ATGAATCTAGGTAATTGTCCTCGCTGTGGTAAATTATATGCTTTGAATTTTCGAGATGTATGCTCGAATTGTATTAAGGAGATGGAAGCGGAATATCAGATCTGTGTAGATTATTTGCGCGAAAACAAAGGCACCAACATACAGGAACTATCTGATGCAACAGAAGTTTCAATCAAAACCATTACCAAGTTCATCCGAGAGGGACGAATTTCCATCGAGAACGCCCCGAATATGATGTATCCTTGTGAAGTGTGCGGAACATTGATTCGTGAAGGTCATATGTGTGACTCTTGTCGTATTCGATTGACGAAAGACTTAGCAGGGGCAGCTCGTGAAGTAGGTCAGAAGGATAACAACAATGTAGGCGGACGAACCTACAATGCTGTCGACAAACTACGCGATTAA
- a CDS encoding DUF6470 family protein yields MKTLPVVQIRTTPSILNMDADPGQYSIRQPKAEVQLNTRPAKLTVESHPITLRVDQSKAFSAYNGGNMIDMNARIYSGIQQQFLQNMAERVQQGNQLAAIHKSGNTIANIVGMDWKPQPFPETRTPASFDNVDTRVDTRPPDINFQPAVSEMNVIVNKPEIEYQRGKLDIYVKQYASVQYTPPDIDIGL; encoded by the coding sequence GTGAAGACTCTTCCGGTTGTCCAGATTCGAACAACTCCGTCCATTCTCAATATGGATGCTGATCCTGGTCAGTACTCTATTCGTCAGCCTAAGGCAGAAGTACAGCTAAACACCAGACCTGCCAAGCTAACGGTAGAGAGTCATCCTATCACTCTTCGTGTAGATCAAAGTAAGGCTTTCTCTGCTTACAATGGCGGGAATATGATCGATATGAACGCACGAATATATTCTGGAATACAGCAACAATTTCTGCAAAACATGGCTGAACGCGTTCAACAGGGGAATCAATTGGCAGCCATCCATAAGTCAGGTAATACGATTGCCAATATAGTGGGCATGGACTGGAAACCACAGCCATTCCCTGAAACGCGCACTCCGGCTTCATTTGATAATGTTGACACACGTGTTGATACAAGGCCACCGGATATTAACTTTCAACCCGCCGTTTCTGAAATGAACGTTATTGTTAACAAACCCGAGATTGAATATCAACGGGGTAAGCTAGATATTTATGTGAAACAATATGCGTCAGTTCAATATACTCCACCTGACATAGATATCGGGTTGTGA
- the flgK gene encoding flagellar hook-associated protein FlgK: MTSTFHSIETAKRSLFTQTTALSTTGHNVANANTEGYSRQKVNMQASIPMEPFAFLHSTTPGQLGTGVEFDSITRVREKFLDDQYRNENTNFGSWSIQRDTLEKLEAIVNEPSDTGFRTVMDNFYKSWSDLSKNPEDVTARRIVKETTLALTDAMNQISRQLDALSQDLDSNIAVKSNEIQGYLGNIANLNSAIVKIESLGDNANDLRDQRDLMTDKLSKIMNVTVTDSPQGYQIQMNGQALVTGGAVQVAVDPAFLNDAYTAGTLTNGEVHGMIKSRDTLVSDYRKQMDDLANTLANGDIEITLPAGSVLPDNTVLDGVTYTGAARTLATDLKVTVKGLNGLHQLGYSMDGTNAPGLPFFTAAGGGTAITAGNISLNAEILADPNKIATSLRTTDASGTETVIKGNNTLAILLANLKDTPMKSADGMRNAAIGAQFSAIVGQLGVQSQEAARQTSNSEFLVEQVETRRQSVSGVSLDEEMSNMIKFQHAYNASARFMTTYDELLDKLINSTGTVGR; this comes from the coding sequence GTGACATCTACATTTCATTCAATCGAAACGGCTAAACGCAGTTTGTTCACACAGACGACAGCTCTTAGCACAACAGGCCATAACGTAGCCAATGCCAACACGGAAGGGTACTCACGCCAAAAGGTAAATATGCAGGCCTCCATTCCAATGGAGCCATTTGCATTTCTGCATAGCACAACACCAGGACAGCTCGGTACTGGGGTAGAGTTTGACTCTATCACACGTGTACGCGAGAAATTCCTAGATGACCAATATCGTAATGAAAACACCAACTTCGGGAGTTGGTCCATTCAACGAGATACACTTGAGAAACTGGAAGCGATTGTGAACGAGCCATCGGACACTGGATTCCGGACGGTTATGGATAACTTCTACAAATCATGGTCAGATCTGAGTAAAAACCCTGAGGACGTTACGGCACGTCGAATTGTCAAGGAAACCACACTTGCTCTTACGGATGCGATGAATCAGATTAGCCGTCAATTGGATGCGCTTAGTCAGGATTTGGATAGTAACATCGCTGTGAAAAGTAATGAGATCCAGGGTTACCTGGGTAATATTGCGAACCTCAATAGTGCCATTGTGAAAATTGAGTCACTTGGCGACAATGCCAACGATTTGCGTGACCAACGCGATCTAATGACGGACAAGCTGTCCAAAATCATGAATGTTACCGTTACGGATTCCCCGCAAGGATATCAGATTCAGATGAATGGACAGGCACTCGTTACAGGCGGGGCAGTACAAGTCGCGGTAGATCCTGCTTTTCTGAATGATGCATATACTGCTGGTACACTCACCAATGGTGAAGTTCATGGCATGATTAAGTCCAGAGATACCTTGGTAAGTGATTACCGGAAACAAATGGACGACTTGGCTAATACCCTTGCTAACGGAGATATTGAGATTACTCTTCCAGCAGGTTCGGTATTACCAGACAATACTGTACTGGATGGGGTTACATACACGGGTGCAGCGCGTACACTTGCTACAGACTTGAAGGTTACAGTCAAAGGACTGAACGGTCTGCATCAGCTTGGATATAGTATGGACGGGACCAATGCACCAGGATTACCTTTCTTCACAGCAGCAGGTGGGGGAACAGCCATTACAGCTGGCAATATCTCATTGAACGCAGAAATTTTGGCTGATCCGAATAAAATTGCTACTTCTTTGCGTACTACAGATGCGTCCGGCACAGAGACTGTAATCAAAGGTAATAATACACTTGCCATTTTGCTCGCCAATCTGAAAGATACACCAATGAAGTCTGCCGACGGCATGCGTAATGCAGCTATTGGCGCACAGTTTAGCGCTATTGTTGGACAGCTGGGTGTGCAGTCTCAGGAAGCCGCACGTCAGACATCCAACTCGGAATTTTTGGTGGAGCAGGTGGAGACACGTCGCCAATCGGTTAGCGGAGTATCTTTGGATGAAGAGATGTCCAATATGATTAAGTTTCAACATGCATATAACGCATCCGCTCGATTTATGACCACTTATGATGAATTACTTGATAAATTAATTAACTCTACTGGGACAGTAGGCAGATAA